One region of Roseovarius faecimaris genomic DNA includes:
- the lptF gene encoding LPS export ABC transporter permease LptF, with protein sequence MLSQFMVLFGFFALVLVSIFWLNKAVRMFDRLIGDGQPAWVFLEFTALTLPGVIGVVLPIAAFAGAVYVTNRLTTESELTVMQATGYSPWRLIRPVFVYGVIIAVMMSVLTHLLIPVSLSQLRLRQAEVTQNITAKLLTEGEFLHPAQGITFYIRDITPEGELRDVFLSDRRDPSTTVTYTSSKAFLVREGDGTKLVMLDGLSQILRRDGNRLFTTHFDDFSYDISSLISRDEVQLNHIAFTPTPELLLRPEATAERTGTTLGQVAFEGHNRFTQALLCIVAALVGFATLLLGTHSRFGVWWQIVTAFVLLVGIKLIEGFVAAPVLANAALWPLLYIPPVAGALLTVALLHIAVNPGLFRRRRPQTDAGGAA encoded by the coding sequence ATGCTGTCGCAATTCATGGTGCTCTTCGGCTTTTTCGCGCTGGTGCTGGTGTCCATCTTCTGGCTCAACAAGGCCGTGCGCATGTTCGACCGGCTCATCGGCGACGGGCAACCGGCCTGGGTGTTCCTCGAATTCACCGCCCTGACACTGCCCGGCGTGATCGGTGTCGTTCTGCCCATCGCGGCCTTTGCGGGGGCGGTCTATGTCACCAACCGGCTGACCACCGAGAGCGAACTGACCGTGATGCAGGCCACCGGCTATTCGCCCTGGCGGCTCATTCGGCCGGTGTTTGTCTATGGGGTGATCATCGCGGTGATGATGTCGGTGCTGACGCATCTGCTGATCCCGGTCAGCCTGAGCCAGCTCCGACTGCGCCAGGCCGAGGTCACGCAGAATATCACCGCGAAGCTGCTGACCGAGGGCGAGTTTCTGCACCCGGCCCAGGGCATCACCTTCTATATCCGGGACATCACGCCCGAGGGCGAGCTGCGCGACGTGTTCCTCTCGGACCGGCGTGATCCCTCGACCACGGTCACCTATACCTCCTCCAAGGCGTTCCTCGTGCGCGAAGGGGACGGCACCAAGCTGGTCATGCTCGACGGGCTCAGCCAGATCCTGCGCCGCGACGGCAACCGGCTTTTCACCACGCATTTCGACGATTTTTCCTATGACATCTCCAGCCTGATCTCGCGCGACGAGGTGCAGCTGAACCATATCGCCTTCACCCCCACGCCCGAACTGCTCCTGCGGCCCGAGGCCACCGCCGAACGCACCGGGACCACCCTGGGCCAGGTCGCCTTTGAAGGGCATAACCGCTTCACCCAGGCGCTTTTGTGTATCGTCGCGGCCCTGGTGGGGTTCGCCACCCTGCTCCTTGGGACCCATAGCCGCTTTGGCGTCTGGTGGCAGATCGTGACGGCCTTCGTGCTGCTGGTCGGGATCAAGCTGATCGAAGGCTTCGTGGCCGCGCCGGTGCTGGCCAATGCCGCCCTGTGGCCGCTTCTCTACATACCGCCCGTTGCCGGGGCGCTGCTCACTGTGGCGCTGCTGCATATCGCCGTTAATCCGGGCCTTTTCCGCCGCCGCAGGCCGCAGACCGACGCGGGAGGGGCGGCATGA
- a CDS encoding LPS-assembly protein LptD, protein MRYLSALLMLLVCLSSPALAQSTPPGPAMLIADDVFLEGDNTLVAEGNVEAFYEGRRLKATRVTYDRSTETLRIDGPITLVDAEGDLLVLADAAELDRAMENGLLSGARVVMDDQLQLAAHEMSRVNGRYSQLYKAAVTSCRVCENGRPPLWQIRAERVIHDQQEQQLYFDNAQFRVLDTPILYLPRLRLPDPTLERASGFLIPSVYNSSTLGTGVKVPYFIKLGDHADLTLTPFIATKTTTLEYRYRQAFRNGEIEFNGAFSDDDQGVRSTRSYIFGEGRFELKRDFILTFDIEAVNDDTYLLDYSYSGKDRLDSQLAVERARRDEYIRAAITHFRTLRTNEQDSFVPTLSADAEYERRIFPARLGGELRLSAETHTHFRSSDTLLDGADFDPYSDGLDLTRFTTEANWFRSWILPGGVHTRLQTGVAVDSFFVDQAGLTSDSRDTNLTPSASLQLRWPLLKRTATNATHVIEPMVQLAWVGGDALNIPNDESTLVEFDEGNLLSLSRFPEPDRREYGFSAAYGLNWTRLDPRGWETSLVTGQVIRDERQLELSGLSSFSNVSGLQGRSSDFLLAGQLKAPNGLALTARGLFDAGYQTTKASARASWQNELADIGATYVWLRRDLAENRPGTISEWSVDGSYRLSRHWTGSANWRYDVASDRNVTAGIGLTYTNECVEAKLSASRRFTSSTILEPSTDLSLTVALRGFSAKTTDKSYIRTCRN, encoded by the coding sequence ATGAGGTATCTTTCTGCCCTTCTGATGCTCCTTGTCTGCCTGAGCAGCCCCGCCCTGGCCCAGTCCACACCGCCCGGCCCGGCCATGCTGATTGCCGATGATGTGTTCCTTGAAGGCGACAACACGCTGGTGGCCGAGGGCAATGTCGAAGCCTTCTATGAAGGCCGCCGCCTCAAGGCCACGCGTGTCACCTATGACCGCAGCACAGAAACCCTGCGCATCGACGGCCCGATCACCCTGGTGGACGCAGAAGGCGACCTGCTGGTGCTGGCCGACGCGGCCGAGCTTGACCGCGCCATGGAGAACGGCCTGCTCAGCGGCGCGCGGGTGGTGATGGACGACCAGCTCCAGCTTGCCGCGCATGAGATGAGCCGCGTCAACGGGCGCTACTCGCAGCTCTATAAGGCCGCCGTCACCTCCTGCCGGGTGTGCGAGAACGGCCGCCCGCCGCTCTGGCAGATCCGCGCCGAACGGGTGATCCACGACCAGCAGGAACAGCAGCTCTATTTCGACAACGCCCAGTTCCGGGTGCTCGACACGCCCATCCTCTACCTGCCGCGCCTGCGCCTGCCCGACCCCACGCTGGAGCGCGCCAGCGGTTTTCTGATCCCGTCGGTCTATAACAGCTCGACGCTCGGCACCGGGGTGAAGGTGCCCTATTTCATCAAGCTCGGGGATCATGCGGATCTGACGCTGACGCCCTTCATCGCCACCAAGACGACAACGCTGGAATACCGCTATCGGCAGGCCTTCCGGAATGGCGAGATCGAGTTTAACGGCGCCTTTTCCGACGATGACCAGGGGGTGCGCTCCACCCGATCCTACATCTTCGGCGAAGGCCGGTTCGAGCTGAAGCGCGATTTCATCCTGACCTTTGATATCGAAGCGGTGAATGACGACACCTACCTGCTGGATTACAGCTATTCCGGCAAGGACAGGCTCGACAGCCAGCTTGCGGTCGAACGCGCCCGGCGCGATGAATATATCCGCGCGGCGATCACCCATTTCCGCACCCTGCGCACGAATGAGCAGGACAGTTTTGTGCCCACACTCTCGGCGGATGCCGAGTATGAGCGGCGTATTTTTCCCGCCCGCCTTGGCGGCGAGCTGCGCCTCTCGGCCGAAACCCACACCCATTTCCGAAGCTCCGACACGCTTCTGGATGGTGCGGATTTCGACCCTTACTCCGACGGGCTCGACCTCACCCGCTTCACCACCGAGGCCAACTGGTTCCGCAGCTGGATCCTGCCGGGCGGTGTGCATACGCGGCTGCAGACAGGCGTGGCCGTGGACAGCTTCTTTGTGGATCAGGCCGGGCTTACCTCTGACTCGCGCGACACCAACCTGACGCCCTCCGCCTCGCTGCAACTGCGCTGGCCTTTGCTGAAACGCACGGCCACCAATGCCACACATGTGATCGAACCGATGGTGCAACTGGCCTGGGTGGGCGGCGACGCGCTGAACATCCCCAATGACGAAAGCACGCTGGTGGAATTCGACGAAGGCAATCTGCTCTCGCTGTCGCGCTTTCCTGAACCCGACCGGCGTGAATACGGGTTTTCGGCCGCCTACGGGCTGAACTGGACCCGGCTTGATCCCCGCGGCTGGGAAACCTCCCTCGTCACCGGCCAGGTGATCCGCGACGAACGCCAGCTTGAACTGAGCGGGCTGTCCAGCTTTTCCAACGTCTCCGGCCTGCAGGGCCGCAGCTCCGATTTCCTGCTTGCAGGTCAGCTCAAGGCGCCCAACGGCCTCGCGCTCACCGCGCGCGGGCTGTTTGATGCCGGGTATCAGACCACCAAGGCCTCGGCCCGGGCCTCCTGGCAGAACGAGCTTGCCGATATCGGTGCCACCTATGTCTGGCTGCGCCGCGATCTGGCCGAAAATCGCCCCGGCACCATCTCGGAATGGTCGGTCGATGGCAGTTACCGGCTGTCGCGCCACTGGACGGGCAGTGCCAATTGGCGCTATGACGTGGCCAGTGACCGAAATGTGACAGCGGGGATCGGGCTGACCTACACAAATGAATGCGTCGAGGCGAAACTTTCGGCCTCGCGCCGCTTCACCTCTTCCACTATCCTTGAGCCATCGACAGACCTTTCGCTGACTGTGGCCTTGCGCGGCTTCTCGGCCAAAACGACGGATAAGAGCTATATCCGCACATGCAGGAACTAA
- a CDS encoding leucyl aminopeptidase → MTSPVAVNFVEIDLEEIASTPGRVAVFVTPDGKLNIGARRVNKLTKGAIARMVESGALEKMKSGELITLNWPAGMAAKAVDVVCLDRNAGPAETRKAGVSLGKAKGADALLVLGAQVRRVADLAQGIALRAYEFSARKSKEPDPVEPVTIMALRPEDAEAEAAAKLAVVEGVFFTRDLVSEPANHLTTTEFAKRIEAMKALGLKVTVLEEPELEKLGMGCLLSVGHGSASPSKVAIMEWNGGKKGEAPLALIGKGVVFDTGGISLKPAAGMEEMTMDMGGAGVVAGVMRALALRKAKANVVGLVGLVENMPSDRATRPGDVVTSMKGDTVEVINTDAEGRLVLCDVLWYAQETYKPAAMVNLATLTGAIIIALGHEKAGVFANDDTFCKSFLKAAEAEGEGAWHMPLDPAYDEQLKSAIADMKNVGGRPAGAITAAQFLKRFVKDEVPWIHLDIAGVASVKADTSHGPKGATGWGVMALDRLVRDGYEQG, encoded by the coding sequence ATGACCTCGCCAGTAGCCGTGAATTTCGTTGAAATCGACCTTGAAGAGATCGCCAGTACCCCGGGCCGCGTGGCGGTGTTCGTCACGCCGGACGGCAAGCTGAACATCGGCGCGCGGCGGGTGAACAAGCTGACCAAGGGGGCGATTGCGCGCATGGTCGAGAGCGGCGCCCTTGAGAAGATGAAATCGGGGGAGCTGATCACGCTCAACTGGCCCGCCGGCATGGCCGCCAAGGCGGTGGATGTGGTCTGTCTGGACCGCAATGCCGGTCCGGCAGAAACACGCAAGGCCGGCGTGTCGCTTGGCAAGGCCAAGGGGGCGGACGCGCTTCTGGTGCTTGGGGCGCAGGTCCGGCGTGTGGCCGATCTGGCCCAGGGGATTGCGCTGCGCGCCTATGAGTTCTCGGCCCGCAAGTCGAAAGAGCCCGATCCCGTGGAGCCGGTGACGATCATGGCACTGCGCCCCGAGGATGCCGAGGCCGAGGCCGCAGCCAAGCTCGCCGTGGTCGAGGGTGTGTTTTTCACCCGCGATCTGGTCAGCGAGCCTGCCAACCACCTGACCACGACCGAATTTGCCAAACGGATCGAGGCGATGAAAGCGCTCGGGCTGAAGGTGACGGTGCTCGAAGAGCCTGAGCTGGAAAAACTCGGTATGGGGTGCCTTCTGTCGGTCGGGCATGGTTCGGCCAGCCCGTCGAAAGTGGCGATCATGGAGTGGAATGGCGGCAAGAAAGGCGAGGCGCCGCTGGCGCTCATCGGCAAGGGCGTGGTGTTCGATACCGGCGGGATCAGCCTCAAGCCCGCGGCGGGCATGGAAGAGATGACGATGGATATGGGCGGCGCGGGCGTTGTGGCCGGTGTCATGCGCGCGCTGGCCCTGCGCAAGGCCAAGGCCAATGTGGTGGGGCTTGTCGGGCTGGTCGAAAACATGCCGTCGGACCGCGCCACACGCCCCGGCGACGTGGTGACCTCGATGAAGGGCGACACGGTGGAGGTGATCAATACCGATGCCGAGGGTCGCCTCGTGCTGTGCGACGTGCTGTGGTACGCGCAGGAAACCTACAAACCCGCGGCGATGGTCAACCTGGCCACGCTGACCGGGGCCATCATCATCGCACTTGGCCACGAAAAGGCGGGTGTTTTCGCCAATGACGATACCTTCTGCAAAAGCTTTCTCAAGGCGGCGGAGGCCGAGGGGGAAGGTGCCTGGCACATGCCGCTCGATCCGGCCTATGACGAGCAGCTCAAAAGCGCGATTGCCGATATGAAGAATGTGGGCGGCCGGCCCGCAGGCGCGATCACCGCCGCGCAATTCCTCAAACGCTTCGTCAAGGACGAAGTGCCGTGGATCCATCTCGACATCGCCGGGGTGGCCTCGGTCAAGGCCGATACCAGCCACGGGCCCAAGGGGGCGACAGGCTGGGGCGTGATGGCTCTCGACCGGCTGGTGCGGGACGGCTACGAGCAGGGCTGA
- a CDS encoding methyltransferase domain-containing protein, translated as MAEYRDFAALELAQWSDAEIAGAYARDFARAAEQCVPHFVRAVAAGPGKAVLDCCCGHGIVARGLADAGAEVTALDFSPAMLEMARARVPEARFVEGDAMALPFEDARFDAVTIGFGIPHVPDPAAALAEARRVLKPGGRLAYTVWHADPEMSSVGIVFQAIAAHGDKSITLPPGPDAFERSAPEIALPEMAEVGFREARLETIPSHWVADDPGAPFDFFLEGTARGGALLRPQPEAHKAAIRAAVVEGVKARWGDTAPWTIPAPAAMVIGRV; from the coding sequence ATGGCTGAATACAGGGATTTTGCGGCCCTTGAACTGGCGCAATGGTCGGATGCCGAGATCGCCGGGGCCTATGCGCGCGACTTTGCCCGCGCCGCGGAGCAGTGCGTGCCGCATTTCGTCAGGGCGGTGGCGGCCGGGCCGGGCAAGGCCGTGCTTGACTGCTGTTGCGGCCACGGGATCGTGGCGCGCGGTCTGGCGGATGCGGGGGCCGAGGTGACCGCGCTCGATTTCTCGCCTGCCATGCTCGAGATGGCGCGGGCGCGGGTGCCCGAGGCGCGGTTTGTCGAAGGCGACGCGATGGCGCTGCCTTTCGAGGATGCCCGGTTCGACGCGGTGACCATCGGGTTTGGCATCCCGCATGTGCCCGATCCCGCAGCGGCCCTGGCCGAGGCGCGCCGGGTGCTGAAACCGGGCGGGCGGCTGGCCTATACGGTCTGGCATGCGGACCCGGAGATGTCGTCGGTGGGGATCGTGTTCCAGGCGATTGCGGCGCATGGCGACAAGAGCATCACCCTGCCGCCGGGCCCCGATGCCTTCGAACGCTCCGCCCCCGAGATCGCGCTGCCGGAAATGGCCGAGGTCGGGTTTCGCGAGGCACGGCTGGAGACGATCCCGTCGCATTGGGTGGCTGACGATCCCGGCGCGCCGTTCGATTTTTTCCTCGAAGGCACGGCCCGGGGCGGCGCGCTGCTCAGGCCACAACCCGAGGCGCATAAGGCCGCGATCCGCGCCGCCGTCGTCGAGGGTGTGAAGGCCCGTTGGGGCGATACCGCCCCCTGGACGATCCCGGCGCCTGCGGCAATGGTGATCGGGCGGGTTTGA
- a CDS encoding MarC family protein, which translates to MDTAFLITAFVTLFVIIDPIGLTPLFVALTQGIDAPRRRIIALRACITAALILILFAALGEAVLGFVGISMPAFRIAGGILLFLTALDMLFERRSKRRKSQADEAEDEDEGEDPSIFPLAIPLIAGPGSIASVILLAGQQPGMEGLLWVIGVMLAVLLIVLVLFLSSGLLERALGKTGINVITRLLGMLLAALAVQFVLDGLRGFGLAG; encoded by the coding sequence ATGGACACCGCTTTTCTCATCACCGCCTTTGTCACGCTCTTCGTGATCATCGACCCGATCGGGCTGACGCCGCTGTTCGTGGCGCTGACCCAGGGCATCGACGCGCCCCGGCGCCGGATCATCGCCCTGCGCGCCTGCATCACGGCCGCGCTCATCCTGATCCTCTTTGCCGCCCTGGGCGAGGCCGTGCTTGGCTTCGTGGGCATCTCCATGCCCGCATTCCGGATTGCGGGGGGCATTCTGCTTTTCCTCACCGCGCTCGACATGCTGTTCGAGCGTCGCTCCAAGCGCCGCAAATCCCAGGCGGACGAGGCCGAAGACGAGGACGAGGGCGAAGATCCGTCGATCTTTCCGCTCGCCATCCCGCTGATCGCCGGACCGGGCTCCATCGCGTCGGTGATCCTGCTGGCCGGGCAACAGCCCGGTATGGAGGGGCTGCTCTGGGTGATCGGGGTGATGCTCGCCGTGCTTTTGATCGTGCTCGTGCTGTTCTTGTCCTCCGGGCTGCTGGAACGCGCCCTGGGCAAGACCGGCATCAATGTGATCACCCGCCTCCTTGGCATGCTGCTGGCCGCGCTCGCGGTGCAGTTCGTGCTGGACGGGCTGCGCGGATTTGGTCTGGCCGGGTGA
- a CDS encoding peptidylprolyl isomerase: MTMRPCKSLMALLAALMLAALAPLPLSAQNAFEAVIKVNDQAITRYEIEQRARMLQLFRSPGNLPELAREQLIEDRLKLSAARASGVVLSEEDVEAGVEEFAGRANMTGEQLIRALEGAGVGASTLRDFVRVGITWRELNRARFSSRVSVTEDDLDRAKAAISGSSSSVRVLLSEIIMPAPPSQAMAVQERASRISQVTTEAEFSAQARRYSASRTRARGGRMDWVPLTQLPPALRPIILGLAPGEVTDPLPLEGAVALFQLRDIEEVDAPEPEYAAIEYAAYYIPGGRSDAALATARQIEDNTDTCDDLYGTALGQPEEVLERTSLAPAEIPQDIAIELAKLDPGEVSATLTRNNGQTLMLLMLCGRSPLLEGEGPTDQDLTLFITNRRLDSFANGYLEELKAEARIVILE; this comes from the coding sequence ATGACCATGCGCCCTTGCAAATCCCTGATGGCCCTTCTGGCGGCTCTGATGCTGGCGGCCCTCGCGCCCCTGCCCCTCTCCGCTCAAAACGCGTTCGAGGCGGTGATCAAGGTCAACGATCAGGCGATCACCCGCTACGAGATCGAGCAACGCGCCCGCATGCTGCAGCTCTTCCGCTCCCCCGGCAACCTGCCTGAACTCGCCCGCGAACAACTGATCGAGGACCGGCTCAAGCTCAGCGCCGCCCGCGCCAGCGGTGTCGTGCTCTCCGAGGAAGACGTCGAGGCCGGGGTCGAGGAATTTGCCGGACGCGCCAACATGACCGGCGAACAGCTGATCCGCGCGCTCGAAGGCGCCGGTGTCGGGGCCAGCACCCTGCGTGATTTCGTGCGTGTGGGCATCACCTGGCGCGAACTCAACCGCGCCCGCTTTTCCTCCCGCGTGTCGGTCACCGAGGATGACCTTGATCGCGCCAAAGCAGCCATTTCCGGGAGCAGCTCCAGCGTGCGTGTGCTCCTGAGCGAGATCATCATGCCCGCCCCGCCCAGCCAGGCCATGGCGGTGCAGGAACGCGCCTCGCGCATCTCTCAGGTCACGACCGAAGCAGAGTTTTCCGCCCAGGCGCGGCGCTACTCGGCCTCGCGCACCCGCGCCCGTGGCGGCCGGATGGACTGGGTGCCGCTTACTCAGCTGCCCCCCGCCCTGCGGCCCATCATCCTTGGCCTGGCCCCGGGCGAAGTGACCGACCCGCTGCCGCTTGAAGGGGCCGTCGCCCTGTTCCAGCTGCGCGACATCGAAGAGGTGGACGCGCCCGAGCCCGAATATGCCGCCATCGAATACGCCGCCTATTACATCCCCGGCGGCCGTTCGGACGCCGCACTCGCCACCGCCCGCCAGATCGAAGACAACACCGACACCTGCGATGACCTCTACGGCACCGCCCTCGGACAGCCCGAAGAGGTGCTGGAACGCACCAGCCTCGCCCCCGCCGAGATCCCGCAGGATATCGCCATCGAGCTGGCCAAGCTCGATCCGGGCGAAGTGTCGGCCACGCTCACCCGAAATAACGGCCAGACCCTGATGCTGCTCATGCTCTGCGGCCGCTCGCCCCTGCTCGAAGGCGAAGGCCCCACCGATCAGGATCTGACGCTCTTCATCACCAACCGCCGTCTCGACAGCTTCGCCAACGGCTATCTCGAAGAGCTCAAGGCCGAGGCCCGGATCGTCATCCTCGAATGA
- the lptG gene encoding LPS export ABC transporter permease LptG translates to MILHLYFARKFFWTFALIAFVFVVILAFVDVADEVQDWPELPFSSILGIVALKIPSANYEILPLVMILATVALFLRLARSSELVVVRATGRSALRALVAPVTVAALIGVITITVFNPIVAATSKRYADLVAGYRGGGSNVLAIASEGLWLRQGNETGQTVIHAIRASSDVSILFNTTFLSFDRNGMPLQRIIAETAELTQGQWMLKKVKLWELSATDNPEAAAQELAELTVPSALTQDQIIDSFGKPEFISLWDLPAFIGQLEEAGFSARRYAVWYQMELSRPLFLVALVLISAAFTMRHTRLSNTGISVLIAVMLGFGLYYIRNFAQILGENGQIPILLAGWAPPVASVLLGIGILLIMEDG, encoded by the coding sequence ATGATCCTGCATCTCTACTTCGCGCGCAAATTCTTCTGGACCTTCGCTCTCATAGCCTTTGTCTTTGTGGTGATCCTGGCCTTTGTCGATGTCGCTGACGAGGTGCAGGACTGGCCCGAACTGCCGTTTTCTTCGATCCTGGGCATCGTGGCGCTCAAGATCCCGTCGGCCAATTACGAGATCCTGCCGCTGGTGATGATCCTCGCCACCGTGGCGCTTTTCCTGCGGCTCGCGCGCTCGTCCGAGCTGGTGGTGGTGCGCGCCACGGGCCGCTCTGCGCTGCGCGCGCTGGTGGCGCCGGTGACCGTCGCCGCCCTGATCGGGGTGATCACCATCACCGTGTTCAACCCGATCGTCGCGGCCACCTCCAAGCGGTATGCCGATCTTGTGGCGGGCTATCGCGGCGGCGGCTCGAACGTGCTGGCCATCGCCTCCGAGGGGCTTTGGCTGCGCCAGGGCAATGAAACCGGCCAGACGGTGATCCACGCGATCCGCGCCAGCTCGGATGTGAGCATCCTGTTCAACACGACCTTCCTGTCCTTCGACCGCAACGGCATGCCCCTGCAACGCATCATCGCCGAAACCGCCGAACTGACCCAAGGACAATGGATGCTCAAGAAGGTCAAGCTCTGGGAGCTGTCGGCCACCGACAACCCCGAGGCCGCCGCGCAGGAGCTGGCAGAGCTGACCGTGCCCTCCGCCCTGACCCAGGATCAGATCATCGACAGTTTCGGCAAGCCCGAGTTCATTTCGCTCTGGGATCTGCCCGCCTTTATCGGCCAGCTCGAAGAGGCGGGCTTTTCCGCGCGGCGCTATGCGGTCTGGTACCAGATGGAGCTGTCACGCCCGCTCTTTCTGGTGGCCTTGGTGCTGATCTCGGCGGCCTTCACCATGCGCCACACCCGGCTCAGCAATACCGGCATATCGGTGCTGATCGCTGTGATGCTGGGCTTTGGCCTCTATTACATCCGTAACTTCGCGCAGATCCTGGGCGAGAATGGGCAAATCCCGATCCTCTTGGCCGGATGGGCCCCCCCTGTGGCCTCGGTCCTTTTGGGCATCGGCATATTGCTGATCATGGAGGACGGATGA
- a CDS encoding imm11 family protein, whose product MAGKKPKVWVTRGFHSTETRGWWLDLETWAEEPREYVEIQNHYNQKELMPDKYWPTGLFVKYKKGQGTVIKAIKDVCVTRLGIIVISKRFYDLLQQFNLGQTAFRAMPVYGYDRTTRFPEDYYMMQMLEFRSFAQPEEMENVRPSGGEYYYWLPDKPAHKPVLHIPGDHDLDLWMDTEIWNWVFVSDRLKEAIKSEGIKGGGLGFRPCKLVDR is encoded by the coding sequence ATGGCAGGCAAGAAACCGAAAGTCTGGGTGACCCGCGGGTTTCATTCGACCGAGACCAGGGGTTGGTGGCTGGATCTGGAAACCTGGGCCGAGGAGCCGCGGGAATATGTCGAGATTCAGAACCATTACAACCAAAAAGAACTCATGCCAGACAAGTATTGGCCGACCGGCTTGTTCGTTAAATACAAGAAGGGTCAGGGCACTGTCATCAAGGCCATCAAGGATGTTTGCGTCACCCGACTTGGCATCATCGTGATATCAAAACGTTTCTACGACCTCCTGCAGCAGTTCAATCTTGGTCAGACAGCCTTCCGGGCGATGCCGGTCTATGGCTACGACCGGACCACCAGGTTTCCGGAAGACTATTACATGATGCAGATGCTGGAATTCCGTTCCTTCGCGCAGCCCGAGGAGATGGAGAATGTGAGGCCGTCAGGCGGGGAATACTATTATTGGTTGCCAGATAAACCCGCGCATAAGCCGGTTTTACACATTCCGGGTGATCACGATCTGGACCTTTGGATGGATACAGAAATCTGGAATTGGGTCTTTGTCTCCGACCGCCTGAAAGAAGCGATCAAATCAGAGGGCATTAAGGGTGGCGGATTGGGTTTCCGTCCGTGCAAACTGGTTGATCGCTGA
- a CDS encoding retropepsin-like aspartic protease family protein translates to MSTSDTAQLLYLGILGGVIAFWFFVQNRQSLGKLTQQALIWVFIFIGAIAAVGLWEDIRNTVTPGQAVFAEAGRIELPRAPDGHYYLTAQVNGTPVTFVIDTGATNIVLSRDDAAAIGFDPGALQFIGRATTANGEVRTAPVRLDEVAVGPISDRGLRAFVNEGALDRSLLGMDYLQRFSSVEISGGTLILSR, encoded by the coding sequence ATGAGCACATCTGACACCGCGCAGCTTCTCTACCTCGGTATTCTTGGCGGGGTGATCGCCTTCTGGTTCTTCGTGCAGAACCGGCAGTCCCTGGGCAAGCTGACCCAGCAGGCCCTGATCTGGGTGTTCATCTTTATCGGCGCCATTGCCGCTGTGGGGCTGTGGGAGGACATCCGCAACACCGTCACCCCCGGCCAGGCCGTCTTTGCCGAAGCCGGGCGGATCGAACTGCCGCGCGCGCCGGACGGGCATTACTACCTGACCGCGCAGGTAAACGGCACGCCCGTCACCTTCGTGATCGACACCGGCGCCACCAATATCGTGCTCAGCCGGGACGACGCGGCGGCCATCGGGTTCGACCCCGGCGCGCTCCAGTTCATCGGCCGCGCCACCACCGCCAATGGCGAGGTGCGCACGGCCCCCGTTCGGCTTGACGAGGTGGCCGTGGGCCCGATCTCTGACCGCGGCCTGCGCGCCTTTGTCAACGAGGGGGCGCTCGACCGCTCGCTGCTCGGCATGGATTACCTGCAACGCTTCTCCAGCGTCGAGATATCCGGCGGCACCCTGATCCTGTCGCGCTGA
- a CDS encoding DNA polymerase III subunit chi: MGAAYFYHLTRAPVERTLPLLLGKALGAGWRVAVRGTSEERLDWLDDKLWLGPDEAFLPHGRAGGPHDADQPVLLTAAPELPNGARCVMCVDGAEIRAEEVTALERVCILFDGHDPAAVQQARGQWKTLTDAGCSAQYWSEDSGRWEKKAES, translated from the coding sequence ATGGGCGCGGCCTATTTCTATCACCTGACCAGGGCGCCGGTGGAACGGACGCTGCCGTTGCTTCTGGGCAAGGCGCTCGGTGCGGGCTGGCGCGTGGCGGTGCGCGGCACCTCGGAGGAGCGGCTCGACTGGCTGGACGACAAGCTCTGGCTCGGGCCGGACGAGGCGTTTTTGCCCCATGGCCGCGCGGGCGGGCCGCATGATGCGGATCAGCCGGTGCTGTTGACCGCCGCGCCGGAGCTGCCCAACGGTGCGCGCTGTGTCATGTGCGTCGATGGCGCCGAGATACGCGCCGAGGAGGTGACCGCGCTGGAGCGGGTCTGCATCCTCTTTGACGGCCATGATCCTGCGGCGGTGCAACAGGCGCGCGGGCAGTGGAAGACCCTGACCGATGCCGGATGTTCGGCGCAATACTGGTCCGAAGACAGCGGCCGATGGGAGAAAAAGGCCGAGAGCTGA